The following proteins come from a genomic window of Pseudomonas putida:
- a CDS encoding ATP-binding cassette domain-containing protein, with protein sequence MLAIEKLYKSFPTPQGPLPILQGVDVRLARGSSLALMGESGSGKSTLLHLVAGLDRADSGQILIDDVPLDGRSEASLAQWRREGIGLVFQQYNLISSLDVGLNLTFQARLAGRHDPHWAAYLAQRLGLADLLERYPEQLSGGQQQRVAIGRALAGRPAWLLADEPTGSLDEASSDEVLSLLLQLVAEAGSGVLMVTHSPRLAARLQHRCYLQAGRVRPEQG encoded by the coding sequence GTCGATGTGCGCCTGGCGCGGGGCAGCAGCCTGGCGCTGATGGGCGAGTCGGGAAGCGGCAAGAGTACTTTGCTGCACCTGGTGGCTGGCCTGGACCGAGCTGACAGCGGCCAGATTCTGATCGACGACGTTCCGCTCGACGGCCGTTCGGAAGCTTCCTTGGCGCAGTGGCGGCGGGAAGGGATCGGCCTGGTATTTCAGCAGTACAACCTGATCAGTAGCCTGGACGTAGGCCTGAACCTCACTTTCCAGGCTCGCCTGGCCGGGCGGCATGACCCGCATTGGGCGGCTTACCTGGCGCAGCGCCTGGGCCTGGCGGACCTGCTTGAGCGTTACCCGGAACAACTGTCTGGCGGCCAGCAGCAGCGGGTCGCCATCGGCCGTGCGCTCGCAGGGCGCCCGGCCTGGCTGCTGGCTGACGAACCGACCGGCAGCCTCGATGAAGCCAGCAGTGACGAGGTGCTGAGTTTGTTGTTGCAGTTGGTCGCCGAAGCCGGCAGCGGGGTACTGATGGTGACCCACAGCCCGCGGCTGGCGGCGCGTTTGCAGCACCGTTGCTACCTGCAGGCCGGCCGTGTGCGGCCCGAGCAAGGGTGA
- a CDS encoding FtsX-like permease family protein — protein MKLLSLALLALLSHWRRHRVQCFSIFTGLWLATALWTGVQALNSQARSDYARASAVLTGPLQAQLIARNGERFDQALYVQLRRQGWAVSPVLEGRLRLPGEPARSVRLIGIEPLSLPPASSIAGVQVQAFDLQAFIGTPGQAWVGPDTLRQLDTSPGQPTRDSEGQLLPPLVLQPALAPGVIVVDIGHAQTLLNAPGQLSRLLLADTSRPLPADIARYLELQPQQDDGGLQRLTDSFHLNLTALGLLAFFVGLFIAHAAIGLALEQRRGLIRNLRACGVSLKTLLGALVLELGLFAALGGLAGVASGYALAAWLLPDVAASLRGLYGAQVAGTLSLPAGWWLLGVLVSVLGALLAGLESVMRAARLPLLALAQPQAWRMAQGPWLQRQALIAGLLLLLALGCGVFGAGLLSAFGMLAGLLLAAALLLPALLDRVLAWLARRCHRPLAQWFVADSRQQLPALSLALVALLLALAASVGVGSMTEGFRKTFVGWLDLRLSADLYVTPRDTAQGLQIVEWLKQQPVASVVLPGWRADMQLQGWPVQVQGIVDHPAYRTRWPLLEQHSRAWQRLASGQAVMLSEQLARRLNLQLDDSLQLPPDTPALPVVGIYADYGNPKGHVLVNAGWLRAHWPQATLAGLSVDLSAERVPVLKAALQQHFALDDSRVVEQARLKRWSTDVFNRTFAATAALNSLTLGVAGVALFINLLTLSQARLGQLAPLWALGVRRMQLVWLSLGQTLMLSSFTVLLAIPLGLLLAWCLVAVVNVQAFGWRLPLYVFPVQLLQLTVLGMLTSLLACAWPLWQLARRQPRELLRPLADEA, from the coding sequence ATGAAGCTTTTGTCGCTGGCGCTGTTGGCGCTGCTCAGCCACTGGCGGCGCCATCGTGTGCAGTGCTTCAGCATCTTCACTGGCCTGTGGCTGGCCACGGCGTTGTGGACCGGTGTGCAGGCGTTGAACAGCCAGGCACGCAGCGACTATGCCCGGGCCAGCGCGGTATTGACCGGGCCGCTGCAGGCGCAACTGATCGCGCGCAATGGCGAGCGCTTCGATCAGGCGTTGTACGTGCAACTGCGCAGGCAGGGCTGGGCTGTTTCGCCGGTACTGGAAGGGCGCTTGCGCTTGCCGGGCGAGCCCGCACGCAGTGTGCGGCTGATCGGCATCGAGCCGTTGAGCCTGCCGCCTGCCAGCAGCATTGCCGGGGTGCAGGTGCAGGCATTCGACCTGCAAGCGTTCATCGGCACGCCCGGGCAAGCCTGGGTTGGGCCAGATACCTTGCGTCAGCTGGACACAAGCCCCGGGCAGCCGACCCGCGACAGTGAAGGGCAGTTGCTGCCGCCTTTGGTTTTGCAGCCTGCGCTGGCACCTGGGGTCATCGTGGTGGACATCGGCCACGCGCAGACGTTGCTGAACGCACCGGGGCAGTTGTCCCGTCTGCTGCTGGCCGATACGTCCAGGCCGTTGCCTGCGGATATCGCCCGCTACCTTGAACTGCAGCCGCAGCAGGACGATGGCGGTTTGCAGCGCCTGACCGACAGTTTCCACCTCAACCTGACCGCGCTCGGCCTGCTGGCGTTCTTCGTCGGCTTGTTCATCGCCCACGCCGCGATCGGTCTGGCGCTGGAGCAGCGCCGTGGGCTGATCCGCAACCTGCGCGCGTGCGGCGTCAGCCTGAAGACCCTGCTGGGTGCTCTGGTGCTGGAGCTGGGCCTGTTCGCGGCATTGGGTGGGCTGGCCGGGGTGGCCAGTGGTTACGCATTGGCCGCGTGGCTGTTGCCCGACGTGGCCGCCAGCCTGCGTGGTCTGTATGGCGCCCAGGTCGCCGGCACGTTGAGCCTGCCGGCGGGGTGGTGGCTGCTGGGTGTGCTGGTGAGTGTACTCGGGGCATTGCTGGCGGGGCTGGAGAGTGTAATGCGTGCTGCCCGATTGCCTTTGCTGGCGCTGGCGCAACCCCAGGCCTGGCGAATGGCGCAGGGGCCGTGGTTGCAACGTCAGGCTCTGATAGCGGGCCTGCTGCTGTTGCTGGCCTTGGGCTGTGGTGTCTTCGGGGCTGGCTTGCTTAGCGCGTTCGGCATGCTGGCAGGGTTGCTGCTGGCGGCGGCGCTGCTGTTGCCGGCGTTGCTCGATCGGGTACTGGCCTGGCTGGCGCGTCGTTGCCACCGGCCCTTGGCGCAATGGTTCGTGGCTGACAGCCGCCAGCAGCTGCCAGCCCTGAGCCTTGCGTTGGTCGCCCTCTTGCTGGCGCTGGCTGCCAGTGTTGGCGTGGGCAGCATGACCGAGGGTTTTCGCAAGACCTTTGTCGGTTGGCTTGACCTGCGCCTCTCCGCCGACTTGTATGTCACTCCACGGGATACGGCCCAAGGCTTGCAGATAGTCGAGTGGCTCAAGCAGCAACCTGTGGCCAGCGTGGTCCTGCCCGGCTGGCGCGCAGACATGCAGCTGCAAGGTTGGCCGGTGCAAGTGCAGGGCATTGTCGATCACCCCGCCTATCGAACGCGCTGGCCATTGCTGGAACAGCATTCGCGCGCCTGGCAGCGACTGGCCAGCGGACAAGCCGTAATGCTCAGTGAGCAGTTGGCCAGGCGACTGAACCTGCAACTGGACGACAGCCTGCAACTGCCCCCAGACACGCCAGCCTTGCCCGTGGTGGGGATCTATGCCGATTACGGCAACCCCAAGGGGCATGTACTGGTCAATGCCGGCTGGTTGCGCGCCCACTGGCCACAGGCAACCCTGGCCGGCTTGAGTGTCGACCTGAGCGCTGAACGGGTGCCGGTGCTCAAGGCCGCGTTGCAACAGCACTTTGCCCTGGATGACAGCCGGGTGGTCGAGCAGGCGCGCCTGAAACGCTGGTCGACCGACGTGTTCAACCGCACCTTTGCCGCCACCGCAGCCCTCAACAGCCTTACCCTTGGCGTGGCCGGTGTGGCGTTGTTCATCAACCTGCTGACCCTGAGCCAGGCCCGGCTGGGCCAGTTGGCGCCGCTGTGGGCGTTGGGGGTGCGGCGCATGCAACTGGTCTGGCTGAGCCTCGGGCAGACACTCATGCTTAGCAGCTTCACCGTGTTGCTGGCAATCCCGCTTGGGCTGTTGCTGGCCTGGTGCCTGGTCGCGGTGGTGAATGTGCAGGCCTTCGGCTGGCGCTTACCGCTGTATGTGTTCCCTGTGCAACTGCTGCAGCTGACCGTGCTGGGCATGCTCACCAGCCTGCTGGCTTGCGCCTGGCCGCTGTGGCAACTGGCGCGCCGCCAGCCGCGCGAACTGTTGAGGCCGCTGGCCGATGAAGCTTAA
- a CDS encoding iron ABC transporter permease — MKLNAWLLLTGLLLCGCDQPAPQSYAGLGQQAGEFSQVTRDHRLVFPHDHGPHDGFHIEWWYVTANLKDAQGRDWGAQWTLFRSALRPGPETTGWNSPNLWMGHAALTGPGGHQAAETLARGGVGQAGVQAQPFRAWINDWVLQGQGGIEQLQMAASGDGFRYDLQLHSDLPLVLHGEQGYSEKSGKGQASYYYSQPFYHVQGQVQRGSLCIAVTGQAWLDREWSSQPLAPGQTGWDWFSLHLDSGAKLMLFQVRETHGEPYRAGTWVEPQGDVVALDAAQIKLQALAWSAQKNGKQVPTRWRVQVPEHGVDVQVDAVEPQAWMQTRFPYWEGPVRLNGSAGGRGYLEMTGY; from the coding sequence ATGAAGCTTAATGCGTGGCTGTTGCTGACCGGGTTGTTGTTGTGCGGCTGTGATCAGCCAGCACCGCAAAGCTATGCCGGGCTCGGGCAGCAGGCTGGCGAATTCAGCCAGGTGACCCGCGATCATCGTCTGGTCTTCCCGCATGACCACGGCCCCCACGATGGCTTTCATATCGAGTGGTGGTATGTCACCGCCAACCTCAAGGACGCCCAGGGCCGAGATTGGGGCGCCCAGTGGACACTGTTCCGCTCAGCCCTGCGCCCCGGCCCGGAGACCACCGGCTGGAACAGCCCGAACCTGTGGATGGGGCATGCAGCACTGACCGGGCCGGGTGGCCATCAGGCTGCGGAAACCCTGGCGCGGGGTGGTGTCGGCCAGGCCGGCGTGCAGGCCCAGCCGTTTCGGGCATGGATCAATGACTGGGTGTTACAAGGCCAGGGCGGTATTGAACAGCTGCAGATGGCCGCAAGTGGCGACGGTTTTCGCTATGACTTGCAGTTGCACAGCGATCTTCCCTTGGTGCTGCATGGGGAGCAGGGCTACAGCGAAAAATCAGGCAAGGGCCAGGCTTCGTACTATTACAGCCAGCCGTTCTACCACGTCCAGGGGCAGGTCCAGCGTGGCAGCCTGTGCATCGCGGTTACCGGGCAGGCCTGGCTGGACCGGGAATGGAGCAGCCAGCCGTTGGCGCCCGGGCAGACCGGCTGGGACTGGTTTTCCCTGCACCTGGACAGTGGCGCCAAGCTGATGCTGTTCCAGGTACGGGAGACCCACGGGGAACCGTATCGCGCCGGGACCTGGGTAGAGCCACAAGGGGACGTGGTGGCACTGGACGCCGCACAGATCAAGCTGCAGGCGCTAGCCTGGTCTGCGCAGAAAAACGGCAAGCAGGTACCGACGCGCTGGCGGGTGCAAGTGCCGGAGCATGGGGTGGATGTGCAGGTCGATGCCGTTGAGCCGCAGGCGTGGATGCAGACACGGTTCCCGTATTGGGAAGGGCCGGTACGCTTGAACGGGAGTGCGGGCGGGCGCGGGTATCTGGAGATGACCGGGTACTAG
- a CDS encoding enoyl-CoA hydratase (Catalyzes the reversible hydration of unsaturated fatty acyl-CoA to beta-hydroxyacyl-CoA) — MNDLITRELDQGLLTLTFNRPDKLNALNTAMYQLLGDLLLAAGEDPAVDAIIITGGPHCFSAGNDLRDFLDNPPSDLDSPVFRLMHVVMGLDKPLIAAVSGAAIGIGATLLLHCDQVLVSRSTKLRMPFAPLGVCPEFGSSLLLPRVLGQARAARLLLTNALLDGEQMLAWGLANELHENGEQCLDAARTLARQLQGYPQAALRISKRLLKDSQRAELEATVARESRLFIECLRTEEARAVLRGMIKD, encoded by the coding sequence ATGAACGACCTGATCACACGCGAGCTGGACCAAGGCCTGCTGACCCTGACCTTCAACCGCCCCGACAAGCTCAATGCCCTGAACACTGCCATGTACCAGTTGCTGGGTGACCTGTTGCTGGCAGCAGGTGAAGACCCCGCTGTCGATGCCATCATCATCACCGGTGGGCCGCACTGCTTCAGCGCTGGCAACGACCTTCGCGACTTCCTCGACAACCCGCCCAGCGACCTGGACAGCCCGGTGTTCCGCCTGATGCACGTGGTCATGGGCCTGGACAAGCCGCTGATCGCAGCGGTCAGTGGTGCGGCGATCGGCATCGGGGCCACCCTGTTGCTGCACTGCGACCAGGTGCTGGTCAGCCGTTCGACCAAGCTGCGCATGCCTTTCGCGCCGCTGGGTGTGTGCCCGGAGTTTGGTTCCAGCCTGCTGCTGCCGCGTGTGCTTGGCCAGGCCCGGGCGGCACGCTTGCTGTTGACCAATGCATTGCTGGATGGCGAACAGATGCTGGCCTGGGGGCTGGCCAATGAGCTGCATGAAAACGGCGAACAGTGCCTGGACGCTGCCCGCACGCTGGCGCGGCAGCTGCAAGGCTACCCGCAGGCGGCACTGCGGATCAGCAAGCGGCTGCTCAAGGACAGCCAGCGGGCGGAGCTGGAGGCCACGGTGGCGCGGGAAAGCCGACTGTTCATCGAATGCTTGCGTACTGAAGAAGCGCGGGCAGTGCTCCGAGGGATGATCAAGGATTGA
- a CDS encoding TetR family transcriptional regulator codes for MTQEARYHRMLPELRKANLVEATLVCLKRHGFQGASIRKISAEAGVSVGLISHHYAGKDELVAEAYMAVTGRVMGLLREAMAQAAPNARERLSAFFRASFCAELLDPQLLDAWLAFWGAVKTADAINQVHDHSYGEYRNELGQLLARLAEEEGWQGFDADLAAISLSALLDGLWLESGLNPGTFSPEQGVIICEAWVDGLQAGGRRRFSLPEGC; via the coding sequence ATGACTCAGGAAGCCCGCTACCACCGCATGCTGCCGGAATTGCGCAAAGCCAACCTGGTCGAGGCGACCCTGGTGTGCCTCAAACGCCATGGTTTCCAGGGGGCTTCGATCCGCAAGATCTCGGCCGAGGCCGGGGTCTCGGTCGGGCTGATCAGCCACCATTACGCGGGCAAGGACGAACTGGTTGCAGAGGCTTACATGGCCGTCACCGGTAGGGTGATGGGCCTGTTGCGTGAGGCCATGGCCCAGGCCGCGCCCAATGCCCGCGAGCGGCTGTCCGCGTTCTTTCGTGCCTCGTTCTGCGCCGAGCTGCTCGACCCGCAATTGCTCGATGCCTGGCTGGCCTTCTGGGGCGCGGTGAAGACCGCCGACGCGATCAACCAGGTGCACGACCACTCCTATGGCGAGTACCGCAACGAGCTTGGCCAGCTACTGGCCAGACTGGCCGAAGAGGAGGGCTGGCAGGGCTTCGATGCCGACCTGGCGGCCATCAGCCTGAGCGCCTTGCTCGACGGCCTGTGGCTGGAGTCGGGCCTGAACCCCGGCACCTTCAGCCCCGAGCAGGGCGTGATCATCTGCGAGGCCTGGGTCGACGGCCTGCAGGCCGGTGGCCGGAGGCGCTTCAGCCTGCCCGAGGGCTGTTGA
- a CDS encoding response regulator — translation MTPRVLIVDDDPLIRDLLQAYLSQEGYDVHCADTAEGAEALLASQDVDLVLLDIRLPGKDGLTLTRELRVRSEVGIILVTGRNDDIDRIVGLECGADDYVIKPLNPRELVSRAKNLIRRVRHAREAHPTPACAQSLKQFADWALDTDRRRLIDARGGQTLLTHGEFQLLSVFLRNSGHTLSRDQLMDQIRNREWVPNDRSIDVLVGRLRRKLHDDPAEPQLIITIHGTGYLFTASVAA, via the coding sequence ATGACGCCTCGGGTATTGATCGTCGATGACGATCCGCTTATTCGTGACTTGCTGCAGGCTTACCTGTCCCAGGAAGGCTACGACGTACACTGCGCCGACACTGCCGAAGGGGCCGAAGCCCTGCTTGCCAGCCAGGATGTCGACCTCGTGCTGCTGGACATCCGACTGCCCGGCAAGGATGGCCTCACCCTGACCCGCGAACTGCGGGTGCGCTCGGAGGTTGGCATCATCCTCGTCACCGGGCGCAATGACGACATCGACCGCATCGTTGGCCTGGAATGCGGGGCAGATGACTACGTGATCAAACCGCTCAACCCCCGCGAGCTGGTGTCCCGGGCGAAAAACCTGATCCGCCGCGTGCGCCATGCCCGCGAGGCGCACCCCACCCCGGCCTGTGCGCAATCACTGAAGCAGTTCGCCGACTGGGCACTGGACACCGACCGCCGGCGCCTGATCGACGCCCGTGGCGGGCAAACCCTGCTGACCCACGGCGAGTTCCAGTTGCTCAGCGTGTTCCTGCGCAACAGTGGCCACACTCTCAGCCGCGACCAACTGATGGACCAGATTCGCAACCGCGAGTGGGTGCCCAACGACCGCTCCATCGACGTGCTGGTCGGCCGCCTGCGGCGCAAGCTGCATGACGACCCGGCCGAACCGCAGTTGATCATCACCATTCACGGCACCGGCTACCTGTTCACCGCCAGCGTGGCAGCATGA
- a CDS encoding transporter substrate-binding domain-containing protein, which yields MIPRAWRLALALTLPTLHASASEPVRYCDYPVYPPISWSDGHQVRGLAPTVVRELFARLGYEVQTVVLGNWKRCLMDAAAGRVDVVLAYNSDQRDQRMRFSTEPVVREEVAVFYNRKRPVQFQQLEDLAGYRGGLLYGESYGAEFDRFVARHQNIERVSSSQQNFGKLIRGRIDYVIQERRTGLLFIEHLPGAQDIRALPTALSVDYLRVAVSRQSPLSQRMAEIDAQLQRMNQAGEIARWLEQSEVTYRDMINLPADAR from the coding sequence ATGATTCCTCGCGCCTGGCGGTTGGCGCTGGCCTTGACGTTGCCCACCCTGCACGCCAGTGCCAGTGAACCGGTGCGTTACTGTGACTACCCGGTGTACCCACCCATTTCCTGGAGCGATGGCCACCAGGTGCGTGGCCTGGCCCCGACCGTGGTGCGCGAACTGTTCGCGCGCCTGGGCTACGAGGTGCAAACCGTGGTGCTGGGCAACTGGAAGCGCTGCCTGATGGACGCCGCCGCCGGGCGGGTGGACGTGGTGCTGGCCTACAACAGTGACCAGCGTGACCAGCGCATGCGTTTTTCCACAGAGCCGGTGGTGCGCGAGGAAGTGGCCGTGTTCTACAACCGCAAGCGGCCGGTGCAGTTCCAGCAGCTGGAGGACCTGGCGGGTTACCGCGGCGGCCTGCTGTACGGTGAAAGCTATGGCGCCGAGTTCGATCGCTTCGTCGCCCGCCACCAGAACATCGAGCGGGTATCGTCCAGCCAGCAGAACTTCGGCAAGCTGATCCGCGGGCGCATCGACTATGTGATTCAGGAGCGGCGCACCGGGCTGCTGTTCATCGAACACCTGCCCGGGGCGCAGGATATTCGCGCATTGCCCACGGCACTGAGCGTGGACTACCTGCGGGTGGCGGTATCGCGACAGTCACCCTTGAGCCAGCGCATGGCTGAAATTGATGCGCAGTTGCAGCGGATGAACCAGGCGGGTGAGATCGCGCGTTGGCTGGAGCAAAGTGAGGTCACTTACCGCGACATGATCAACCTGCCGGCGGATGCACGATGA
- a CDS encoding hybrid sensor histidine kinase/response regulator, which yields MIHLRTDGLLRRLLLFILLFSLCFTVLASGVQLYFEYRREMRDIEARMALIRAGYLASLERSLWDLDEAQLDVQLRGLVDFSDVARVRLLSDDFPLLRGEPDPQGPLRIERFPLDYQPPSGPVRHLGELEVSIDLGAVHRRLYATGLASLLWMGVFLCGLAVALSGLFYRLVTRHLQVMAEFARRIGAGQWQEPLRLGRRRSSRPDEIDTVANALDDMRRAILSDIERRERDRLELQDKRDELQAMVERRTASLARAKDEAEAANLAKSRFLATMSHELRTPLNGILGMAELLRGGRLEVADRQRVEALYKAGEGLLAILNEVLYFARLEEGESRAERVVFSLRQLCQEVLALLEPMAMENADTLQLQVDEQLAAYQYGAEQYLRQVLSNLLANAIKFTEHGQVQLTVQVLAGNECSQRLRLSVCDNGIGIEPAVQAKIFDRFVQASEAVTQRYGGTGLGLAICKHLVEKLGGSIGLESVQGQGSSFWFELDMARGQPVSAGLPAPSPLPSLDILVVEDVALNREVAGGLLMRDGHRVSFAEDAGQALQACAQRRFDLVLLDVHLPGMSGVALCRQLRTSPGPNRHSRILALTAGVQPGQVAGYLDAGMQGVLAKPLRLDNLRRALADVAPAEVASAGADMDWSLLDTHRSLLGEQKLQGLLKVLRQSLQQHATALAEALPAQDFTEVLHLAHRLAGSCDSLGFSGLATVLRGLEEAARQHDLQAMQALGKPLTTQLGQASATLEQLIQR from the coding sequence ATGATCCACCTGCGCACCGATGGCCTGCTGCGTCGCCTGCTGCTGTTCATCCTGCTGTTCAGCTTGTGCTTCACGGTGCTGGCCAGCGGCGTGCAGTTGTACTTCGAGTACCGTCGCGAAATGCGGGATATAGAGGCACGCATGGCGTTGATCCGTGCCGGCTACCTGGCCAGCCTGGAACGCAGCCTGTGGGACCTCGACGAGGCGCAGCTGGATGTTCAGTTGCGCGGCCTGGTGGACTTTTCCGATGTGGCGCGGGTGCGTCTGCTCAGTGATGATTTCCCGCTGTTGCGCGGTGAGCCCGACCCCCAAGGGCCGCTGCGCATCGAGCGCTTTCCCCTCGACTACCAGCCGCCCTCAGGGCCGGTCAGGCATCTGGGGGAGCTGGAAGTCAGCATCGACCTTGGTGCGGTACACCGGCGGCTTTACGCCACGGGCCTTGCCAGCCTGCTATGGATGGGCGTGTTTCTGTGCGGCCTGGCAGTGGCGTTGTCAGGGCTGTTCTACCGTCTGGTCACCCGCCACCTGCAAGTGATGGCCGAGTTCGCCCGCCGCATTGGCGCCGGCCAGTGGCAGGAGCCCTTGCGCCTTGGCCGCCGCCGCTCATCGCGCCCCGACGAAATCGACACTGTGGCCAACGCCCTGGACGATATGCGCCGCGCCATCCTCAGCGATATCGAGCGCCGTGAGCGTGACCGCCTGGAACTGCAGGACAAACGCGACGAATTGCAGGCCATGGTCGAGCGGCGTACGGCCAGCCTGGCTCGGGCCAAGGACGAGGCCGAGGCTGCCAACCTGGCCAAGTCGCGCTTCTTGGCGACCATGAGCCATGAACTGCGCACGCCGCTCAACGGTATTCTGGGCATGGCCGAACTGCTGCGCGGCGGGCGCCTGGAGGTCGCCGACCGCCAGCGTGTCGAGGCCTTGTACAAGGCCGGCGAAGGGCTGTTGGCGATTCTCAACGAAGTGCTGTATTTCGCCCGGCTCGAAGAAGGCGAGAGCCGCGCCGAACGGGTGGTGTTTTCCTTGCGTCAGTTGTGCCAGGAAGTGCTGGCGTTGCTCGAACCCATGGCCATGGAGAATGCCGACACCCTGCAACTGCAGGTCGATGAGCAACTGGCCGCGTACCAGTACGGCGCAGAGCAGTACCTGCGACAGGTGCTGAGCAATCTGCTGGCCAATGCCATCAAGTTCACTGAGCACGGCCAGGTACAGCTTACAGTGCAGGTGCTTGCCGGTAACGAATGCTCGCAGCGCTTGCGGCTGTCGGTCTGTGACAACGGTATCGGCATCGAGCCCGCCGTTCAGGCGAAGATCTTCGACCGTTTCGTCCAGGCCAGCGAAGCGGTGACGCAGCGCTATGGCGGCACTGGCCTGGGCCTGGCGATCTGCAAGCACCTGGTGGAGAAACTGGGCGGTAGCATCGGCCTTGAGAGCGTTCAAGGGCAGGGCAGCAGCTTTTGGTTCGAACTCGACATGGCTCGCGGGCAGCCTGTCTCGGCGGGTTTACCAGCCCCTTCGCCCTTGCCCAGCCTGGATATCCTGGTGGTCGAAGACGTTGCGCTGAACCGTGAGGTTGCCGGTGGCCTGCTGATGCGCGACGGTCACCGGGTAAGCTTTGCCGAAGACGCCGGGCAAGCCCTGCAGGCATGCGCGCAGCGGCGCTTCGACCTGGTTCTGCTGGACGTGCACTTGCCGGGCATGAGCGGGGTGGCGTTGTGCCGACAGTTGCGTACCTCGCCTGGGCCGAACCGCCACAGTCGGATCCTGGCGCTGACGGCCGGTGTGCAACCGGGCCAGGTAGCGGGTTATCTGGACGCTGGCATGCAGGGCGTACTGGCCAAGCCTTTGCGGCTGGACAACCTGCGCAGGGCGTTGGCTGACGTAGCGCCCGCTGAAGTGGCCAGCGCTGGCGCAGACATGGACTGGTCATTGCTCGACACCCACCGTTCACTGCTGGGGGAGCAGAAGTTGCAAGGCCTGCTGAAGGTCCTGCGCCAGTCACTGCAGCAGCACGCCACGGCGCTGGCCGAGGCGCTGCCAGCCCAGGACTTCACCGAAGTGCTGCACCTGGCCCACCGCCTTGCTGGCAGTTGCGATTCCCTGGGGTTTAGCGGGCTGGCTACGGTGTTGCGTGGTCTGGAGGAGGCGGCCCGGCAGCATGACCTACAGGCCATGCAAGCCCTCGGCAAGCCGCTGACCACCCAGCTAGGTCAGGCCAGTGCCACGCTGGAACAGTTGATCCAGAGGTGA
- a CDS encoding amino acid permease: MTDSVEKIQLTRALKSRHIFMLSLGGVIGTGLFMGSGVTINQGGPVGAILAYLVAGLLMYLVMVCLGELSVQMPVSGSFQAHATKYIGPATGFMIGWVYWMSWATTVGLEFTAAGMLMTRWFPEVPIWYWSALFVVVLFGLNALATRAFGEAEYWFSGIKVATILGFIVIGLLVIFGAIPLSSGAHAPMLNNLVGESLFPHGLSAVFAVMMTVVYAFQGCEIMGVAAGETEHPEKSIPRAVRNVVFRVLIFYVLAIAVLSAIVPHEQAGLMESPFVQVFDMVGIPYAADLMNFVILTAILSVGNSGLYASTRILWAMSKTGMAPKSLSPLSKRGVPLRALSITLCFALISLMTSFVAADTLFMVLMAVSGMSGTVTWIVIALAQYRFRKAWLRDGGQVQDLKYKAPLYPLVPLLCITLCSSLFVFLALDETQRPSLYWGFGFIALCYAAYFFVNRRRQGAFEPSAPRV; encoded by the coding sequence ATGACTGACAGCGTTGAAAAGATCCAGCTCACCCGCGCCCTGAAAAGCCGACACATCTTCATGCTGTCGCTGGGTGGGGTTATTGGCACCGGCCTGTTCATGGGCTCGGGCGTAACCATCAATCAGGGGGGGCCGGTGGGCGCGATCCTGGCTTACCTGGTCGCGGGCTTGCTGATGTACCTGGTGATGGTCTGCCTGGGTGAGCTGTCGGTGCAGATGCCGGTGTCCGGTTCGTTCCAGGCCCACGCCACCAAGTACATTGGCCCGGCCACCGGCTTCATGATCGGCTGGGTGTACTGGATGAGCTGGGCCACCACCGTAGGCCTGGAGTTCACCGCTGCCGGCATGTTGATGACCCGCTGGTTCCCGGAGGTGCCGATCTGGTACTGGTCGGCACTGTTCGTGGTGGTGCTGTTCGGCCTCAACGCCCTGGCCACGCGTGCCTTTGGCGAGGCCGAGTACTGGTTCTCGGGCATCAAGGTGGCAACTATCCTCGGCTTCATCGTCATTGGCCTGCTGGTGATCTTCGGTGCCATCCCTCTGAGCAGTGGGGCACACGCACCGATGCTGAACAATCTGGTGGGCGAGTCGCTGTTCCCCCACGGCCTGTCGGCAGTGTTCGCGGTGATGATGACCGTGGTCTATGCCTTCCAGGGCTGCGAAATCATGGGGGTGGCTGCCGGTGAGACCGAGCACCCGGAAAAGAGCATCCCGCGGGCGGTGCGCAACGTGGTGTTCCGCGTGCTGATCTTCTATGTGCTGGCGATTGCCGTGCTGTCGGCCATTGTGCCGCACGAGCAGGCCGGGCTGATGGAAAGCCCGTTCGTGCAGGTGTTCGACATGGTCGGCATCCCTTACGCCGCCGACTTGATGAACTTCGTCATCCTCACGGCCATCCTCTCGGTGGGTAACTCCGGGTTGTATGCTTCCACGCGTATCCTCTGGGCCATGTCCAAGACTGGCATGGCACCGAAAAGCCTGTCGCCGCTGAGCAAGCGTGGCGTGCCGCTGCGGGCGCTGAGCATCACCCTGTGCTTTGCGCTGATCTCGCTGATGACCAGCTTCGTTGCGGCTGACACGCTGTTCATGGTGCTGATGGCGGTGAGCGGTATGTCCGGCACCGTGACCTGGATCGTCATCGCCCTGGCGCAGTACCGCTTCCGCAAGGCCTGGCTGCGCGACGGCGGGCAAGTGCAGGACCTGAAGTACAAGGCGCCGCTGTACCCACTGGTGCCGCTGCTGTGCATCACCCTGTGCAGTTCGCTGTTCGTGTTCCTGGCGCTGGATGAAACCCAGCGGCCGTCACTGTACTGGGGATTTGGCTTCATTGCCCTGTGCTATGCGGCGTACTTCTTCGTCAACCGCCGCCGGCAGGGGGCCTTCGAGCCCAGCGCACCAAGGGTTTGA